The following coding sequences lie in one Rhinolophus ferrumequinum isolate MPI-CBG mRhiFer1 chromosome 16, mRhiFer1_v1.p, whole genome shotgun sequence genomic window:
- the PAPSS2 gene encoding bifunctional 3'-phosphoadenosine 5'-phosphosulfate synthase 2 isoform X3 — protein sequence MSCIFQESQQKATNVVYQAHHVSRSKRGQVVGTRAGFRGCTVWLTGLSGAGKTTISFALEEYLFSHAIPCYSLDGDNVRHGLNKNLGFSPGDREENIRRIAEVARLFADAGLVCITSFISPFAKDRENARKIHESAGLPFFEIFVDAPLNICESRDVKGLYKRARAGEIKGFTGIDSDYEKPETPELVLKTNLSSVSDCVQQVVELLQEQNIVPQTIIKGIHELFVPENKLDQVRAEAKAVPSLSITKLDLQWVQVLSEGWATPLKGFMREKEYLQVIHFGTLLDGVILPDGVINMSIPIVLPVSTDDKLRLEGCSKFVLTHGGRTVAILQDPEFYEHRKKERCSRVWGTTCAKHPHIKMVMESGDWLVGGDLQVLERIRWNDGLDQYRLTPLELKQKFKEMNADAVFAFQLRNPVHNGHALLMQDTRRRLLERGYKHPVLLLHPLGGWTKDDDVPLDWRMKQHAAVLEEGVLDPKSTIVAIFPSPMLYAGPTEVQWHCRSRMIAGANFYIVGRDPAGMPHPETKKDLYEPTHGGKVLSMAPGLTSVEIIPFRVAAYNKAKKAMDFYDPERHTEFDFISGTRMRKLAREGENPPDGFMAPKAWQVLTDYYRSLEKNS from the exons GAGAGCCAGCAGAAAGCCACCAATGTGGTGTATCAGGCCCACCACGTGAGCAGGAGTAAGAGAGGGCAGGTAGTTGGAACCAGGGCCGGATTCCGAGGCTGTACGGTGTGGCTGACAG GTCTCTCCGGTGCTGGGAAAACAACGATAAGTTTTGCTCTGGAAGAGTACCTCTTCTCCCACGCCATCCCTTGCTACTCCCTAGATGGGGACAACGTCCGTCATGGCCTTAACAAAAACCTTGGCTTCTCCCCCGGAGACAGGGAAGAAAATATCCGCCGGATTGCCGAGGTGGCCAGGCTGTTTGCCGACGCTGGTCTGGTCTGTATCACCAGCTTCATTTCTCCTTTCGCAAAG GATCGCGAGAATGCCCGCAAAATCCATGAATCAGCTGGACTGCCgttctttgaaatatttgtagATGCACCTCTAAACATTTGTGAAAGCAGAGACGTAAAAGGCCTCTACAAACGGGCCCGAGCTGGGGAGATCAAAG GATTTACAGGCATTGACTCTGATTATGAGAAACCTGAAACGCCTGAGCTTGTGCTTAAAACCAACTTGTCCTCCGTAAGTGACTGTGTCCAGCAGGTAGTGGAACTTCTGCAAGAGCAG AACATTGTACCCCAGACAATAATCAAAGGCATCCACGAGCTCTTTGTGCCAGAAAACAAACTGGACCAAGTCCGAGCTGAGGCCAAGGCTGTCCCTTCATTATCAATTACCAAG CTGGATCTTCAGTGGGTCCAAGTTTTGAGTGAAGGCTGGGCCACTCCCCTCAAAGGTTTTATGCGAGAGAAGGAGTACTTGCAGGTTATACACTTTGGCACCCTGCTAGAtg GCGTGATCCTTCCTG ATGGAGTGATCAACATGAGCATCCCTATCGTACTGCCTGTCTCCACGGATGATAAGTTGCGGCTGGAAGGATGCAGCAAGTTTGTCCTGACACATGGTGGACGCACGGTGGCTATCTTACAAGACCCCGAATTCTATGAACACAGAAAAAAGGAGCGTTGCTCCCGTGTGTGGGGGACAACGTGTGCAAAACATCCCCATATCAAA atGGTGATGGAAAGTGGGGATTGGCTGGTTGGTGGAGACCTTCAGGTACTGGAAAGGATAAGGTGGAATGATGGGTTGGACCAGTACCGCCTGACACCTCTAGAGCtcaaacagaaatttaaagaaatgaatgctG atGCGGTGTTTGCCTTCCAGTTGCGCAATCCTGTCCACAATGGCCATGCCCTGTTGATGCAGGACACCCGCCGCCGGCTCCTGGAGAGGGGCTACAAGCACCCCGTCCTCCTGCTCCACCCTCTGGGTGGCTGGACAAAGGACGACGACGTGCCTCTGGACTGGCGGATGAAGCAGCATGCAGCTGTGCTTGAGGAAGGGGTCCTGGATCCCAAGTCAACCATCGTCGCCATCTTCCCATCTCCCATGTTATACGCTGGCCCCACAGAG GTCCAGTGGCACTGCAGGTCCCGGATGATTGCAGGGGCCAATTTCTACATTGTGGGCCGGGACCCTGCAGGAATGCCCCACCCTGAGACCAAGAAAGACCTGTATGAACCCACTCACGGGGGCAAGGTCTTGAGCATGGCCCCTGGCCTCACATCTGTGGAAATCATTCCATTCCGAGTGGCTGCTTACAACAAAGCCAAAAAAGCCATGGACTTTTATGATCCAGAAAG GCACACCGAGTTTGACTTCATCTCAGGAACTCGTATGAGGAAGTTGGCCCGGGAAGGAGAAAATCCCCCAGACGGCTTCATGGCCCCCAAAGCATGGCAAGTCCTGACAGATTATTACAGGTCCCTGGAGAAGAACAGCTAA